In Saccharothrix violaceirubra, the following are encoded in one genomic region:
- a CDS encoding TIGR03618 family F420-dependent PPOX class oxidoreductase, translated as MLEPTVRRVLDGTPIAHLATTLPDGSPHAVPVWIGVHDDRIVFLTGPTSRKARNLRRDPRLALSVAPADNPFEPVVVRGRVVEWLDGEAGWAIVDRIAEKYIGGPYSRDLDRVVAVVEPERQTVGVR; from the coding sequence ATGCTCGAACCGACCGTGCGCCGCGTCCTCGACGGCACCCCGATCGCCCACCTCGCCACCACGCTGCCCGACGGGTCGCCCCACGCCGTCCCGGTGTGGATCGGCGTCCACGACGACCGGATCGTCTTCCTGACCGGGCCGACCAGCCGCAAAGCGCGCAACCTGCGCCGAGACCCCCGCCTCGCCCTGTCGGTCGCGCCCGCCGACAACCCGTTCGAGCCCGTGGTCGTCCGGGGCCGGGTCGTCGAGTGGCTCGACGGCGAGGCGGGGTGGGCGATCGTCGACCGGATCGCCGAGAAGTACATCGGCGGCCCTTACTCCCGTGACCTCGACCGCGTCGTGGCGGTCGTCGAACCCGAGCGCCAGACCGTCGGCGTCCGCTGA
- a CDS encoding winged helix-turn-helix transcriptional regulator — protein sequence MQRTDFGSMACSIARTLDVIGEPWSPLILRDVWVGLTRFEQLQADLGISRKVLTERLNHLVDRGVLDRRPYDRRPRYEYVLTDRGTELVDVLMAMARWGDRWLAGEAGPPVLYRHHACGEVATVDPRCAHCGEPMHADNVDLLPGPGATG from the coding sequence ATGCAGCGCACGGACTTCGGCAGCATGGCGTGCTCGATCGCCCGCACGCTCGACGTCATCGGGGAACCCTGGTCACCGCTGATCCTGCGGGACGTGTGGGTCGGCCTCACCCGGTTCGAGCAGCTCCAGGCCGACCTGGGCATCTCCCGCAAGGTCCTGACCGAGCGGTTGAACCACCTCGTCGACCGCGGTGTACTCGACCGCCGACCGTACGACCGACGCCCCCGCTACGAGTACGTCCTGACCGACCGGGGCACCGAACTGGTCGACGTACTCATGGCCATGGCCCGCTGGGGCGACCGCTGGCTGGCCGGCGAGGCCGGACCACCGGTGCTCTACCGCCACCACGCGTGCGGCGAGGTCGCCACCGTCGACCCGCGCTGTGCCCACTGCGGCGAACCGATGCACGCCGACAACGTCGACCTGCTGCCCGGCCCCGGCGCGACCGGATGA
- a CDS encoding ribonucleoside-diphosphate reductase subunit alpha has translation MTTRVIRRDGTVSVFDAGKIRVAVTKAFLAVEGDSGHLRPVVGELTAQVEKALLKHVRPEVALHIEQIQDQVELVLMREGHHKVARAYVLYREKRAKAREVTPAPPAFRVKTADGTLVPLDWDRAEVVVGEACAGLADVSAAAVLAEVRRDVYDGITVDELAVAQVMAARTLVETEPDYSFVAARLLLDRLRREALTRVEGRPVEATGEELSYAAYFPEYVRLGIDLDRLDPELAKFDLDRICAAIRPERDAKFDFLGMQTLYDRYFLHDDGTRYELPQAFFMRVAMGLSLREDDREARAIEFYELLSSFDFMCSTPTLFNSGTTRPQLSSCFLTTVDDDLQSIFQGYQNNALLAKYSGGLGNDWTPVRGMGAHIRGTNGESQGVVPFLKIANDTAVAVNQGGKRKGAACAYLETWHVDIEEFLDLRKNTGDDRRRTHDMNTANWVPDEFLRRVEADADWTLFSPDETPDLHDLYGRAFAERYRAYEEAAERGEIRVSKRVRAVELWRRMLTMLFETGHPWITFKDPCNVRSPQRHVGVVHSSNLCTEITLNTAADEVAVCNLGSVNLANHVTPDGLDRDRVARTVRTAVRMLDNVIDINFYTIPEARRSNLRHRPVGLGLMGFTDALFVQRLVPGSAAAVAFADVSMELISYHALSASADLARERGSYETFEGSLWHRGVLPIDSIALLAAERDGLDMDTSSTLDWDALREKVRGGMRNSNTMAIAPTATISNICGVGQSIEPLFRNLFVKSNMSGDFTVLNRHLIADLKARGLWDEAMVADLKYFDGSLAPIDRVPDDLKALYATAFEVSSEWLIEAGSRRQKWIDQAQSLNLYIAAPNGRKLDAIYRLAWHKGLKTTYYLRSTAVTSVEKSTLRGVDGKLNAVRPVAEPVPVPVPVAAPTVTPDDALVCSITDPDCEACQ, from the coding sequence TTGACGACAAGGGTGATCCGCCGGGACGGCACGGTCTCGGTGTTCGACGCCGGCAAGATCAGGGTGGCGGTGACCAAGGCGTTCCTGGCCGTGGAGGGCGACTCCGGACACCTGCGCCCGGTGGTCGGGGAACTGACCGCACAGGTGGAGAAGGCGCTGCTCAAGCACGTGCGGCCGGAGGTCGCGCTGCACATCGAGCAGATCCAGGACCAGGTCGAACTGGTGTTGATGCGCGAAGGCCACCACAAGGTCGCCCGCGCCTACGTGCTCTACCGCGAAAAGCGCGCCAAGGCACGTGAAGTCACGCCCGCGCCGCCCGCGTTCCGGGTGAAGACCGCCGACGGCACACTCGTCCCGCTGGACTGGGACCGGGCAGAGGTCGTGGTCGGCGAGGCGTGCGCCGGACTGGCCGACGTGTCGGCCGCGGCCGTGCTCGCCGAGGTGCGGCGCGACGTGTACGACGGGATCACCGTCGACGAGCTGGCCGTCGCGCAGGTCATGGCCGCGCGCACGCTCGTGGAGACCGAGCCCGACTACTCGTTCGTCGCCGCCCGGCTCCTGCTGGACCGGCTCCGCCGCGAGGCACTGACCAGGGTCGAAGGCCGTCCGGTCGAGGCGACCGGCGAAGAGCTGTCCTACGCGGCCTACTTCCCGGAGTACGTCCGGCTGGGCATCGACCTCGACCGCCTCGACCCGGAGCTGGCGAAGTTCGACCTGGATCGCATCTGCGCCGCCATCAGGCCCGAGCGTGACGCGAAGTTCGACTTTCTGGGCATGCAGACCCTGTACGACCGCTACTTCCTGCACGACGACGGCACGCGGTACGAGCTGCCGCAGGCGTTCTTCATGCGCGTCGCGATGGGGTTGTCGCTGCGCGAGGACGACCGCGAGGCCCGCGCGATCGAGTTCTACGAGCTGTTGTCGTCGTTCGACTTCATGTGCTCGACGCCCACGCTGTTCAACTCGGGCACCACCCGTCCGCAGTTGTCGTCGTGCTTCCTGACGACCGTGGACGACGACCTCCAGAGCATCTTCCAGGGCTACCAGAACAACGCGTTGCTCGCGAAGTACTCGGGCGGGCTGGGCAACGACTGGACGCCGGTGCGCGGCATGGGCGCGCACATCCGTGGCACCAACGGCGAGTCGCAGGGCGTCGTGCCGTTCCTCAAGATCGCCAACGACACGGCCGTGGCGGTCAACCAGGGCGGCAAGCGCAAGGGCGCGGCGTGCGCCTACCTGGAGACGTGGCACGTCGACATCGAGGAGTTCCTCGACCTGCGCAAGAACACCGGCGACGACCGTCGGCGCACGCACGACATGAACACCGCGAACTGGGTGCCGGACGAGTTCCTGCGCCGGGTCGAGGCCGACGCCGACTGGACGCTGTTCTCCCCCGACGAGACGCCCGACCTGCACGACCTCTACGGCCGGGCGTTCGCCGAGCGCTACCGGGCCTACGAGGAGGCGGCCGAACGCGGCGAGATCCGGGTGTCCAAGCGGGTCCGTGCGGTCGAGCTGTGGCGGCGGATGCTGACCATGCTGTTCGAGACCGGTCACCCGTGGATCACGTTCAAGGACCCGTGCAACGTCCGGTCGCCGCAGCGGCACGTCGGCGTGGTGCACTCGTCGAACCTGTGCACCGAGATCACGCTGAACACCGCCGCCGACGAGGTCGCGGTGTGCAACCTGGGTTCGGTGAACCTGGCCAACCACGTCACGCCGGACGGCCTGGACCGCGACCGCGTGGCGCGGACCGTGCGCACGGCCGTGCGGATGCTCGACAACGTGATCGACATCAACTTCTACACGATCCCCGAGGCCCGCCGGTCCAACCTGCGGCACCGGCCGGTCGGCCTGGGGCTGATGGGTTTCACCGACGCGCTGTTCGTCCAGCGCCTGGTCCCGGGCTCGGCCGCGGCGGTCGCCTTCGCCGACGTGAGCATGGAGCTGATCTCGTACCACGCCCTGTCCGCGTCGGCGGACCTCGCGCGGGAACGCGGTTCCTACGAGACGTTCGAGGGGTCGTTGTGGCACCGGGGCGTGCTGCCGATCGACTCGATCGCCCTGCTGGCGGCCGAACGCGACGGCCTGGACATGGACACGTCGTCCACTCTGGACTGGGACGCGCTGCGCGAGAAGGTGCGCGGCGGCATGCGCAACTCCAACACGATGGCGATCGCACCCACCGCGACGATCTCGAACATCTGCGGCGTCGGCCAGTCCATCGAGCCGCTGTTCCGCAACCTGTTCGTGAAGTCGAACATGTCCGGCGACTTCACCGTGCTCAACCGGCACCTGATCGCCGACCTCAAGGCACGTGGCCTGTGGGACGAGGCCATGGTCGCGGACCTCAAGTACTTCGACGGCTCGCTCGCACCGATCGACCGCGTGCCCGACGACCTGAAGGCGTTGTACGCCACCGCGTTCGAGGTGTCCTCGGAGTGGCTGATCGAGGCGGGGTCGCGCCGGCAGAAGTGGATCGACCAGGCGCAGTCGCTCAACCTCTACATCGCCGCGCCCAACGGCCGCAAGCTCGACGCGATCTACCGCCTGGCCTGGCACAAGGGCCTCAAGACCACCTACTACCTGCGCTCCACGGCCGTGACCAGCGTGGAGAAGTCCACCCTGCGCGGCGTCGACGGCAAGCTCAACGCCGTGCGCCCGGTCGCCGAACCGGTACCCGTTCCCGTGCCCGTTGCCGCCCCGACCGTGACGCCCGACGACGCGCTCGTCTGCTCGATCACCGACCCCGACTGCGAGGCCTGCCAGTGA
- a CDS encoding ribonucleotide-diphosphate reductase subunit beta, producing MTTNLPGATGLGSIERGAGRVHVDDKSMINARADVNQLLPLKYHWAWDKYLAGCANHWMPTEVSMQADIALWRSPTGLTEDERHAIKRNLGFFATSESLVANNIVLAVYRHLTNPECRQYLLRQAFEEAVHTHTFQYICESLGLDEGELFNMYREVPSITDKAAWALDYTQNLEDPEFRTGTPETDRAFLRDLIAFYVVFEGMWFYTGFAQILSFGRRNKMVGIAEQYQYILRDESIHLNFGIDAINQIKIENPHLWTDAFQAEVRTMLAEACELEVAYGRDTMPNGLLGLNSELCEQYMRFITNRRCAQLGLAPVFPAADNPFPWLSEAIDLRKEKNFFETRVTEYASGSTLDWD from the coding sequence GTGACCACGAACCTCCCCGGCGCCACCGGGCTCGGCTCGATCGAGCGCGGCGCGGGCCGCGTCCACGTCGACGACAAGTCGATGATCAACGCGCGCGCGGACGTGAACCAGCTCCTGCCGCTGAAGTACCACTGGGCGTGGGACAAGTACCTGGCCGGGTGCGCCAACCACTGGATGCCGACCGAGGTGTCCATGCAGGCCGACATCGCGCTGTGGCGCTCGCCGACCGGGCTGACCGAGGACGAGCGGCACGCGATCAAGCGCAACCTCGGCTTCTTCGCCACGTCGGAGTCGTTGGTGGCCAACAACATCGTGCTCGCGGTGTACCGGCACCTGACCAACCCCGAGTGCCGCCAGTACCTGCTGCGCCAGGCGTTCGAGGAGGCCGTGCACACGCACACCTTCCAGTACATCTGCGAATCGCTGGGCCTGGACGAGGGCGAACTGTTCAACATGTACCGCGAGGTGCCGTCGATCACGGACAAGGCCGCGTGGGCGCTGGACTACACGCAGAACCTGGAGGACCCGGAGTTCCGCACGGGCACGCCGGAGACCGATCGCGCGTTCCTTCGCGACCTGATCGCGTTCTACGTGGTCTTCGAGGGCATGTGGTTCTACACCGGCTTCGCGCAGATCCTGTCGTTCGGGCGGCGCAACAAGATGGTGGGCATCGCCGAGCAGTACCAGTACATCCTGCGCGACGAGTCGATCCACCTGAACTTCGGCATCGACGCGATCAACCAGATCAAGATCGAGAACCCGCACCTGTGGACCGACGCGTTCCAGGCCGAGGTGCGCACGATGCTGGCCGAGGCGTGCGAGCTGGAGGTCGCCTACGGGCGTGACACGATGCCCAACGGCCTGCTCGGGCTCAACTCCGAGCTGTGCGAGCAGTACATGCGGTTCATCACCAACCGCCGCTGCGCGCAGCTCGGTCTCGCCCCGGTCTTCCCCGCCGCCGACAACCCGTTCCCGTGGCTGTCGGAGGCGATCGACCTGCGCAAGGAGAAGAACTTCTTCGAGACCCGCGTGACCGAGTACGCCTCGGGCAGCACGCTCGACTGGGACTGA
- a CDS encoding GrpB family protein encodes MPAFEEITRHHDENPDENPWVLGPPAPETVALVPYDPEWPRRYEALAADIRSALGDVVLDLDHIGSTSVEGLAAKDVVDIDLTVADPRDEDAYVPALERLGYLLVIREPSFHEHRALRLDRPRANLHVFGPDCPESIRHRMFRDWLRTHPDDRGRYEEAKRAAIPGGGTVMAYNLRKETVIREIYDRLFRAAGML; translated from the coding sequence GTGCCCGCTTTCGAGGAGATCACCCGCCACCACGACGAGAACCCCGACGAGAACCCGTGGGTGCTGGGTCCACCCGCGCCCGAGACGGTCGCGCTGGTCCCGTACGACCCGGAGTGGCCGCGCCGGTACGAGGCCCTGGCCGCCGACATCCGGTCGGCACTGGGTGACGTGGTCCTGGACCTCGACCACATCGGCTCGACGTCCGTCGAGGGCCTGGCGGCCAAGGACGTCGTCGACATCGACCTGACCGTGGCCGATCCGCGTGACGAGGACGCCTACGTGCCCGCGCTCGAACGCCTCGGCTACCTCCTGGTGATCCGGGAGCCGTCGTTCCACGAGCACCGGGCCCTGCGCCTGGACCGGCCCCGGGCCAACCTGCACGTGTTCGGCCCGGACTGCCCCGAGTCCATCCGCCACCGCATGTTCCGCGACTGGCTGCGCACCCACCCGGACGACCGGGGGCGGTACGAGGAGGCGAAGCGGGCGGCCATTCCCGGCGGCGGCACCGTCATGGCCTACAACCTGCGGAAGGAGACCGTGATCCGCGAGATCTACGACCGCCTGTTCCGCGCGGCGGGCATGTTGTAG